From the Leucobacter tenebrionis genome, one window contains:
- a CDS encoding ATP-binding protein, protein MTSSRTARPFSGALVGVQLAVVAITVALVAGVGVMRAVGEAESAAEQRIQDVADTIRRLPVVISAMQGEDPSGEIQPIVDAALTASGFQYITVADLNGIRVAHVDPERVGEPVSSDHGPIRDGAEFRGVETGPQGVTYRVKLPITAENGEVVGTISVGELVSEIRHQALAQSLPIALASLGSILLGALLAWLIARWLRRELYGVEPEQLVSLLQAHQAVMASGHEGVVTVDTAGRIQLVNAEAARLLGLDPEAAEALIGEEARVLPASIRDILADGAESHHAHLRRLGDFNVYAQAAEVRHCDRPVGRMVSLRDRTELDRAAARLQAERAEAELLRIEAHEFENRMHLVAGLIELGEYDEARSYLESAQDLRPVPSIEVPVLAAFISARIGVAAREHVTLELEGSSSVASDWPVFDEDLLVVANLVNNAVEATGFGGTVRLLLSGDEEAGVLQIRVDDDGPGFGDNPGGLLRRGVTTKEDGARHGIGLDSVNRAVSGRGGRLEFGASDLGGGSVIAALPLPGSSSGSDSPVSLAGTDARERNGTTEDHRGETA, encoded by the coding sequence ATGACCTCATCGCGCACAGCGCGGCCGTTCTCGGGTGCGCTCGTCGGAGTACAGCTCGCGGTGGTCGCGATCACCGTAGCGCTCGTCGCCGGCGTGGGGGTGATGCGCGCGGTGGGAGAGGCGGAATCGGCCGCCGAGCAGCGCATCCAGGATGTCGCCGACACGATCCGTCGACTCCCCGTGGTGATCTCGGCCATGCAGGGGGAGGATCCCTCGGGCGAGATCCAGCCGATCGTCGATGCCGCGCTCACCGCCTCGGGCTTCCAATACATCACGGTCGCCGATCTCAACGGCATCCGCGTGGCGCACGTCGATCCCGAACGGGTTGGCGAGCCGGTATCGAGCGATCACGGCCCGATCCGCGACGGCGCCGAGTTCCGCGGCGTCGAAACCGGCCCGCAGGGGGTCACCTACCGCGTCAAACTCCCGATCACCGCCGAGAACGGCGAGGTTGTCGGTACGATCTCGGTCGGGGAACTCGTCAGCGAGATCCGCCACCAGGCGCTCGCTCAGAGCCTGCCGATCGCGCTGGCGTCGCTCGGCTCGATCCTGCTCGGGGCGCTGCTGGCCTGGCTCATCGCCCGCTGGCTGCGCCGCGAGCTCTACGGCGTGGAGCCCGAGCAGTTGGTGTCGCTGCTGCAAGCGCACCAGGCGGTGATGGCGAGCGGGCACGAGGGCGTCGTGACGGTCGATACCGCCGGGCGAATCCAGCTCGTGAACGCCGAGGCCGCGCGGTTGCTCGGCCTCGACCCCGAAGCCGCCGAGGCGCTGATCGGCGAGGAGGCGCGGGTACTGCCCGCCAGTATCCGGGATATCCTCGCGGACGGGGCCGAATCGCACCACGCCCATCTGCGCCGACTCGGCGACTTCAACGTGTATGCCCAGGCCGCCGAGGTGCGTCACTGCGATCGGCCGGTCGGGCGCATGGTCTCCCTGCGCGACCGCACTGAGCTGGACCGCGCGGCCGCGCGCCTGCAGGCCGAACGCGCCGAGGCCGAACTGCTGCGCATCGAGGCGCACGAGTTCGAGAACCGGATGCACCTCGTCGCCGGGCTGATCGAGCTCGGCGAGTACGACGAGGCGCGCTCATACCTCGAGAGCGCGCAGGATCTCCGCCCGGTGCCGTCTATCGAGGTGCCGGTGCTGGCCGCGTTCATCTCGGCCCGCATCGGCGTCGCCGCGCGAGAGCACGTGACGCTCGAACTCGAGGGCTCGAGCAGCGTCGCCTCCGACTGGCCGGTGTTCGACGAGGATCTGCTCGTCGTCGCCAACCTCGTCAACAACGCCGTCGAGGCGACTGGCTTCGGGGGAACGGTGCGACTGCTGCTGAGCGGCGACGAGGAGGCGGGCGTACTGCAGATCCGCGTGGACGACGACGGACCAGGGTTCGGCGACAATCCCGGAGGCCTCCTGCGCCGGGGCGTCACCACGAAGGAGGACGGCGCGCGACACGGCATCGGACTCGACTCCGTGAACCGGGCTGTGTCGGGTCGGGGCGGTCGGCTCGAGTTCGGCGCGTCGGATCTCGGCGGCGGCAGCGTCATCGCGGCGCTGCCGCTGCCCGGTTCCTCAAGCGGGTCCGATTCGCCAGTCTCCCTTGCCGGGACCGACGCGCGCGAGCGGAACGGGACGACCGAGGATCACAGAGGAGAAACGGCGTGA
- a CDS encoding response regulator produces the protein MNDIRTLIVDDDFAVARMHTAFLERTPGFAAVGSELTAGDALGSIRAGGIDLVLLDLYLPDASGIELLRRIRSDPQCLVDVMMVSAANEPTLIEQAVSLGVADFLLKPFTRDEFSTRLIAYAARVRERRRLGGLSRVTQAQVDVLLGRDAGGSGRDGAKRMNPATRQRVLDALTDSAEPATALDVSEATGLSRVSARRYLEQLVNEGVVRMQPRYGETGRPQHEYRLEE, from the coding sequence GTGAACGACATCCGCACACTGATCGTCGACGACGACTTCGCCGTGGCGCGGATGCACACCGCGTTCCTTGAGCGCACCCCCGGCTTCGCGGCTGTGGGGAGCGAACTCACCGCCGGCGACGCCCTCGGCAGCATTCGAGCGGGCGGCATCGACCTCGTGCTGCTCGACCTGTACCTCCCCGACGCCTCAGGCATCGAGTTGCTACGGCGGATTCGCTCCGACCCCCAATGCCTCGTCGATGTCATGATGGTCAGCGCGGCGAACGAACCGACGCTCATCGAGCAGGCGGTCTCCCTGGGAGTCGCCGACTTCCTGCTCAAGCCGTTCACCCGCGACGAGTTCAGCACGCGATTGATCGCCTACGCCGCCAGAGTGCGCGAGCGACGGCGACTGGGCGGACTCAGTCGCGTCACCCAGGCGCAGGTTGACGTGCTGCTCGGTCGCGACGCGGGCGGCTCCGGGCGGGATGGGGCGAAGCGAATGAACCCCGCGACCCGCCAGCGCGTGCTCGACGCTCTGACGGACAGCGCCGAGCCCGCGACGGCTCTGGACGTATCAGAGGCGACCGGGCTGTCGCGCGTCAGCGCACGGCGGTATCTCGAGCAGCTCGTGAACGAGGGCGTCGTCAGGATGCAGCCCCGCTACGGCGAAACCGGGCGCCCGCAGCACGAGTACCGCCTCGAGGAGTGA
- a CDS encoding Bug family tripartite tricarboxylate transporter substrate binding protein — MGKVIRRTVLVAVLAVTAVFGFGNAISTASQSTVRSSLTILAPAAPGGGWDGFSRTTQQALRSEGVVANVQVVNVPGAAGTIGLAQFVQMEGRNDILMATGGVMVGGISVSKPKESFDDVTLIARVADDYTALVVPASSDIETLEEFIEVWKADPTGTSFAGGSLGSIDHLVTGLLAREIGIDPVMANYIAYSGGGEALGAMLSGTTTAGMSGYNEVAGQIESGELRLLAISAPEPVEGIDATTFVEAGYDVTMTNWRGYVAPPGISDAERQELLDILTEMHDTEAWTEALERNSWTDSWLTGPEFEEFVRSEQEDADSIVKELGL; from the coding sequence TTGGGCAAAGTCATACGAAGAACCGTTCTCGTCGCGGTCCTCGCGGTCACCGCGGTGTTCGGTTTCGGCAACGCCATCAGCACCGCATCGCAGTCCACCGTCCGCTCCAGCCTCACCATTCTCGCACCGGCGGCTCCGGGCGGCGGCTGGGACGGCTTCTCGCGCACCACGCAGCAGGCGCTGCGCAGCGAGGGCGTGGTCGCGAACGTGCAGGTGGTCAACGTGCCCGGCGCCGCCGGCACGATCGGTCTCGCGCAGTTCGTGCAGATGGAGGGCCGCAACGACATCCTCATGGCAACGGGAGGCGTGATGGTCGGCGGGATCTCGGTGTCGAAACCGAAGGAATCGTTCGATGATGTCACGCTCATCGCTCGCGTCGCCGACGACTACACGGCCCTCGTGGTGCCGGCCTCGAGCGATATCGAGACCCTCGAGGAGTTCATCGAGGTGTGGAAGGCGGATCCCACCGGTACCTCGTTCGCCGGGGGATCGCTCGGCTCGATCGACCACCTCGTCACCGGCTTGCTCGCCCGCGAGATCGGCATCGACCCCGTGATGGCGAACTACATCGCCTACTCCGGCGGGGGCGAGGCGCTGGGCGCGATGCTCTCGGGCACCACTACCGCGGGGATGTCGGGCTACAACGAAGTCGCCGGCCAGATCGAGTCGGGCGAGCTGCGCCTGCTCGCGATCTCCGCGCCCGAGCCCGTCGAGGGCATCGACGCGACGACCTTCGTGGAGGCCGGATACGACGTGACGATGACCAACTGGCGCGGCTACGTCGCACCGCCCGGGATCTCGGATGCGGAGCGGCAGGAGCTGCTCGACATCCTCACCGAGATGCACGACACCGAGGCCTGGACCGAGGCCCTGGAGCGCAACTCGTGGACCGACTCCTGGCTCACCGGCCCGGAGTTCGAGGAGTTCGTGCGCTCCGAGCAGGAAGACGCCGACTCGATCGTGAAGGAGCTTG